Genomic window (Ranitomeya variabilis isolate aRanVar5 chromosome 8, aRanVar5.hap1, whole genome shotgun sequence):
tcgatcacatgatcctaacgtcatggccattcctgcgatcagatcaacaaagtctttttttttaagttttttggtttttaaattttattcttgactttaaattttctactattttttttgaCATAGGCATTATCTAGATTTGTTTTTTTAagatgacaggggtatgcattgcctttgccAACTTGAATTAACAGTCATTatctgccgtcggtatgtccatgattgttatcgtgagccctaatgctcagctggcgataacaatcagcaatttattataggccacacagactgagagacaggggattgtaatgttttgttgtgtcatgtaatgtaaatttttttacaggagttggcgtatgtgatagtttattaattgaagactaattttttccttttcttttcacaggacacacagcagcaccctccagcgagctcccccctgtgaagcggaacttcatggatcgccatctgacccgtcacagccctcccacagcggcagcaggcttgcaccaccatcatctggagaaccggctgccggtacatcaggttttcccctgcccgaggcctctggcgcaccttcgttcgggaattcccgacagcgccagcgggcctcggacaggccagccatgcccgaatttttgcacttgagcacggtgttccagaaTGGTTTCAAGGCGATGACCGATAAAATGTCCAGTATCGAACGTCGCCTTGAAGCCAttgaagccgagctctcaaatccggcaaaacattttttaagcacaattgctaagggcatggtggaaaaccttacgccggaactccagatttcggtgatgcaggactgcaacaattcttacgtgagggctctgcagcagtctcgggtcgcgcagtcagcgacactgcccgtagtgccgtcgctggctagcgtgactccgactactgctgcagagtcactccagccaccccaccctggtccaagtgccgggcgacgccaccacaggcaccataccagtgtgcggcccactcctgctcctgccaggccctcatcctcccgtaggagtgcttctgggggagatgccgcagaaggcaggaaaagaaaaaaaaaaacacaaaagaggaggcacacagacacacacacagaggcacaggttctggctgctccaggacagacaccatctcgtcgtggctctagccacagcaggagcagc
Coding sequences:
- the LOC143788802 gene encoding uncharacterized protein LOC143788802 encodes the protein MSSCLLLAAICSIDNNFCIQFFQASSSEGEGSQREQRDRGQDVASGRRVSQRAQGESVDVDLLISSIQERGPLWDSRDPRHMDQVVSRRLWAEVANSLWDGFDSASAKDKGTFMKKLRTRWRSIKDRFNKGIRAEEEQARSGAAASKSVPYKYNRALQFLRPVLGRRQTHSSTLQRAPPCEAELHGSPSDPSQPSHSGSRLAPPSSGEPAAGTSGFPLPEASGAPSFGNSRQRQRASDRPAMPEFLHLSTVFQNGFKAMTDKMSSIERRLEAIEAELSNPAKHFLSTIAKGMVENLTPELQISVMQDCNNSYVRALQQSRVAQSATLPVVPSLASVTPTTAAESLQPPHPGPSAGRRHHRHHTSVRPTPAPARPSSSRRSASGGDAAEGRKRKKKTQKRRHTDTHTEAQVLAAPGQTPSRRGSSHSRSSQGQPSQKRRRLVLPPPSSTDEAVSLVYPAGGLDLPSSLLEYGGSSSSSSTTPTPRSRTRSYRSPVVADVDPPLAVDTP